A single region of the Sphaeramia orbicularis chromosome 6, fSphaOr1.1, whole genome shotgun sequence genome encodes:
- the zfc3h1 gene encoding zinc finger C3H1 domain-containing protein isoform X7, with protein MERKSGNRSPTEEGELEDGEICDDETEESVPIRLGDGSRPGGGVSLRTRKPHQHPRNMPPHIGHQPQDFRLLMPFNLGPLVHGPFPPSHRHSGPDRPPSPPPPLLPLPLTPPPGLVPHGEPSPRSNFWERSHGALGRFRHRAMPNGGRGEWNRGNRGEGNTRGLLGRYGPGEIHGNKKDSPSRKQKPLGRNQSRKPAYNVAKSENSVDESFEDLLSKYKQIQLELECIRKEETMALEPKVSPARDVTPDNTTSVGETKPETVCVQSPAGTEEIGELEKEEKKVFQAFNIKPLRQKIPIPPNLDELKKKWAEQNDTTDGEKEGEEERTTEEGTQTDQKIDKEGEETAAKMTCSCCSEETEKDETGKVKKACTCRRGSSASSEESPTSPDKPVLKVEEEELSELQLRLLALQSASKKWQQKEQQVMKKSKDRITKAAQEKTSSSGPGATPPSRQRVTTRSASSSAAAAAATAAVDRNRTRSKPLERDRDRAKPGAKPPERDRERTSGLERERLRPSPKSRLRSQVEWVRTPGSPYMTKKISPVLAVRTGSAAKQAFRKQQLRTWKWKLQQQREQEENRRLEEEERRKREEEIRRIRDLSNQDEQYNRFMKLVGGKTRTRSKSRDREHRKSTGKQGLDTSGNLYQYDNYDEVAMDTDSETNSPVPSPTPNPFAVEDPGCFPPMPVYLSGSTQFGMDFPQSFSSPMLSGLPPPPPPLPPPPDEQEPPPKPPFADEEEEEEMLLRETCLMSMANKRVAAAEDKTSSGPPSPSSQPAAGVQQPPRGNLSTVSLNTVPQPRTNKFTRGHHVPRAPLVLPRHKSVVVSLNDSDDSDSDMDACSSTQAVFGGLEFMIKEARRTVEAAKPKGASGSEKENNPVRTPEALPEAKKAEYRLLKEEIASREKQKMLNSHSSRSSASPVFSDSVIDSLAKSSAELKLTEAEQKLTKHRELLQRDEAVLRHLLQQELKKRDSLKAAVAKMAKLKEQLQASEKIVIANRTLLKKLQEQVLRVEHRVSTKKTIAVKLEQELAQAQMAVGKGTKRRQDSNQAMSSKIQRLDGAPSGSGRHFAELIAQKQRLQQLESEYALKIQKLKETQALRNKGVALEVPPEPLSQTATPCEAQNQLPPVSSPFPLPQPSLHDLTQDKLTLDSEDIAEADESESTCAPAPATKGTRRHSFRQSNSFTKPNLEQVTATPAKDNNTAKPAKSLTNPKGPAPPAEMFAGLDVDALKQRYQQQARLGELLLRELSKVGENVENVAVGKVLSVEVDAATTQTGNTDLKPVPFGPYHSPLLVFRSYRFSPYYRTKEKLSLSSVTYSNTIEPKKCFCRFDLMGTCNDDDCQWQHMRNCTLTGNQLFQDILSYNLPLISCSESSSDGDISAATEKYIKKLFGTNKDRMGIDQKAVLLVSKVNESKRHVPPYTTWKDRRRWKPKPSAQTSLSPDDDSEAEMAAENVTLRRSADNSSTTPLSALDVCVTSEDKRYFISETDDISNLEMSVLESPCDTQLWIKLAFRYLNQNDTSAAECLEAALNTLSRALESNCDNPEVWSHYLSLFSRRGSREEVQEMCEMAVEHAPDYHVWWNYLNLESSFDRKDNVSERLLEYLLNEASSGVTDKLSFQLMEALLYRVQLNLLTGRMENTLVILQNALKSAYDRSIADHLTPRDRALVWLSYIHLTEFDRLPSSLYDPADSGPSRLVSREPFLLPWKTPQDISTPLDILIALFEDAINHCIDDTLSQSERTLACLPLHTNLILLNKILEKFDEGILLCESLLEFCPESCILRDALADLHIGKGDGGQAVSMWLHALAECPNNAEVFYHSCKFLMAQDKSSAVVPLFRGFILSLCEDEQGQRKPVDVLRHILGFPTEELLQGPIIKKEFQEQLGQHMPYLHLVHCCWQWLHGSVEDTVDAFERALGSPMQLEELHKLWMDYLVFSSSQQASAPNKSQPKLFSDLVQRCLSTVPSRLEVPFNPAEFWSSYNFHNKVVTFYLSCLPPSQHALVLERLRYAMPNNTVLGLRLLHQEWQDGNIEHLKFQARMLSSNAPKCLANWKIAIAVERELKERSEVRLLYQQALQNLPLCAALWKDRLLFEAAEGGKTDKLRKLVDKCQELGVSLSESLNLGLGRTQGEHQ; from the exons ATGGAGAGAAAATCTGGAAATCGCTCTCCAACAGAAGAGGGTGAGCTCGAAGACGGGGAGATCTGCGACGATGAAACCGAGGAGAGTGTGCCGATCCGGCTGGGGGATGGTAGCAGGCCCGGCGGCGGAGTTTCTCTGCGGACGCGAAAACCACACCAACATCCGCGTAATATGCCACCACATATCGGTCACCAGCCGCAAGATTTCCGGCTGCTAATGCCTTTCAACCTCGGACCTCTCGTACACGGTCCTTTCCCCCCGAGCCACAGGCATAGCGGGCCCGACCGGCCTCCATCTCCTCCGCCGCCGCTGCTGCCACTACCACTCACGCCGCCACCGGGGCTCGTTCCTCACGGGGAGCCGAGCCCACGGTCCAACTTCTGGGAGCGGAGCCACGGCGCGCTGGGGAGGTTTAGGCACCGGGCCATGCCCAACGGTGGACGCGGGGAATGGAACCGAGGGAACCGGGGTGAAGGGAACACCAGAGGTCTCCTCGGTCGTTATGGGCCCGGAGAGATTCACGGCAACAAGAAAGACTCTCCCTCGAGAAAAC AGAAGCCACTGGGAAGGAATCAGTCAAGAAAACCTGCTTACAATGTTGCCAAATCAGAAAACAGTGTTGATGAGTCCTTCGAGGACTTGCTGTCAAAGTATAAGCAGATTCAGCTTGAACTGGAATGCATCCGCAAAGAGGAAACCATGGCTCTGGAGCCCAAAGTTTCCCCAGCGAGAGACGTGACCCCAGATAACACTACAAGTGTCGGGGAAACAAAACCTGAAACGGTTTGTGTTCAAAGTCCGGCAGGCACAGAAGAGATAGGAGAGCtggaaaaggaagagaaaaaagtcTTCCAGGCGTTCAACATCAAGCCCCTTCGTCAGAAAATTCCCATTCCTCCGAATCTAGATGAGCTGAAGAAGAAATGGGCCGAACAGAATGATACCACAGATGGCGAAAAGGAGG GCGAAGAGGAAAGAACAACAGAAGAAGGTacacaaacagaccaaaaaattgaTAAAGAGGGAGAGGAGACAGCAGCCAAGATGACTTGTTCTTGCTGCAGTGAGGAAACAGAGAAGGATGAGACGGGGAAAGTCAAAAAGGCCTGTACCTGTCGGAGAGGGTCGTCAGCTTCCAGCGAGGAGTCTCCTACCTCTCCAGACAAG CCGGTGctgaaggtggaggaggaggagctgtcgGAGCTGCAGCTGCGTCTCCTAGCCCTGCAGTCAGCCAGCAAAAAATGGCAACAGAAGGAACAGCAGGtgatgaagaaaagtaaagaccGGATCACTAAAGCTGCCCAGGAGAAGACCTCCAGCTCTGGCCCAGGTGCCACTCCACCCAGCAGACAGAGGGTCACGACCCGGTCTGCCTCCTCCTCCGCTGCCGccgctgctgctactgctgctgtggACAGGAACCGAACTCGGTCCAAGCCTCTGGAGAGGGACAGGGACAGGGCCAAGCCTGGGGCCAAACCTCCggagagggacagagagaggaCGAGCGGGCTGGAACGGGAAAGGCTGAGGCCAAGCCCTAAATCCAGACTCAGATCACAAGTGGAGTGGGTGAGGACTCCAGGATCACCCTACATGACCAAGAAGATCAGCCCAG TTTTAGCTGTTCGCACAGGGTCTGCCGCCAAGCAAGCGTTCAGGAAGCAACAGCTGCGGACGTGGAAATGGAAGCTGCAGCAGCAACGGGAGCAGGAGGAGAACCGACGtctggaggaggaggaacgccgaaAACGCGAGGAGGAGATCCGCAGAATTCGTGACCTGTCAAACCAGGATGAGCAGTACAACCGCTTCATGAAATTGGTGGGAGGCAAGACACGAACACGCAGTAAG TCCAGGGATCGAGAACACAGGAAATCAACAGGCAAACAAGGCCTGGACACCTCAGGGAACCTGTACCAGTATGACAACTATGACGAGGTGGCAATGGACACAGACAGTGAAACCAACTCACCAG tTCCTTCACCAACGCCCAATCCTTTTGCTGTGGAGGATCCAGGATGTTTTCCTCCAATGCCCGTCTATTTGTCAGGCTCTACTCAATTTGGAATG GATTTCCCTCAGTCGTTCTCTTCTCCCATGCTGTCTGGTCTTCCTCCACCACCACCGCCCCTCCCCCCACCTCCGGATGAACAGGAACCCCCTCCAAAGCCGCCGTTTgctgatgaagaagaggaagaggagatgcTGCTCAGGGAGACTTGTCTTATGTCTATGGCCAACAAGCGAGTGGCTGCAGCCGAG GATAAGACCTCCAGCGGGCCTCCTTCTCCGAGCTCTCAGCCAGCAGCAGGTGTCCAGCAGCCACCCAGAGGAAATCTCAGCACCGTCAGCCTCAACACTGTGCCCCAACCTCGGACCAACAAGTTCACCAGAGGCCATCATGTCCCCAGAGCTCCTCTAGTG CTGCCCCGACATAAATCAGTGGTGGTGTCGCTCAATGATTCAGATGACAGTGACTCCGACATGGACGCCTGCAGCTCCACCCAGGCGGTGTTTGGAGGACTGGAGTTCATGATCAAAGAAGCCCGGAGGACAGTCGAA GCAGCAAAGCCAAAGGGAGCATCAGGATCAGAGAAGGAGAACAATCCTGTTAGAACTCCAGAAGCTCTACCTGAAGCCAAGAAGGCAGAGTACCGCCTGCTTAAAGAGGAGATCGCCAG CAGGGAGAAGCAGAAGATGTTGAACAGTCACAGCTCTCGGAGCTCCgcttctccagttttctctgattctgtTATCGACTCATTGGCAAAATCGTCCGCTGAGTTGAAGTTGACTGAAGCAGAGCAGAAACTGACCAAACACAG AGAGCTGCTGCAGAGAGACGAGGCCGTCCTGAGGCATCTGCTCCAACAGGAGCTGAAGAAGAGAGACTCTCTGAAGGCGGCTGTGGCCAAGATGGCTAAGCTAAAAGAACAGCTGCAGGCGTCTGAGAAGATTGTCATTGCAAACAGGACACTGCTTAAGAAACTGCAGGAGCAG GTGCTTCGTGTCGAACATCGTGTGTCTACTAAGAAGACGATAGCAGTGAAGCTGGAGCAGGAACTGGCTCAAGCCCAGATGGCCGTCGGCAAAGGAACGAAACGACGACAAGACTCCAACCAGGCCATG TCCAGTAAGATACAACGATTGGACGGAGCTCCCAGTGGCTCTGGGCGTCACTTTGCAGAATTGATCGCTCAGAAGCAACGGCTGCAGCAACTAGAGTCAGAGTACGCCCTCAAGATCCAGAAGCTGAAAGAGACCCAAGCCCTGCGCAACAAAGGAGTCGCACTGGAGGTGCCCCCAGAACCGCTTTCACAAACCGCCACCCCCTGTGAGGCACAGAACCAGCTGCCACCGGTCTCCAGCCCCTTCCCACTGCCCCAGCCTTCCCTACATGACCTCACACAAGACAAGCTAACCCTCGACAGCGAAGACATCGCAGAGGCCGACGAATCCGAATCTACGTGTGCCCCTGCCCCCGCCACTAAAGGCACCCGTCGCCACTCCTTCCGCCAGTCAAACTCCTTCACCAAACCAAATCTTGAACAAGTGACTGCAACTCCAGCTAAAGACAACAACACTGCCAAACCTGCCAAGTCTTTAACCAACCCTAAAGGACCTGCCCCACCTGCGGAGATGTTTGCAGGCCTAGATGTGGATGCCTTGAAACAGAGATACCAGCAGCAAGCCCGACTAGGAGAGCTGCTACTGAGGGAGCTGTCAAAAGTGGGAGAAAACGTTGAGAACGTTGCAGTTGGAAAG GTTCTTTCAGTGGAGGTGGATGCAGCTACAactcaaacaggaaacacagactTAAAGCCTGTTCCCTTTGGACCCTATCACAGCCCTCTCCTGGTCTTTAGATCATACAG GTTCAGTCCATATTACAGGACTAAGGAGAAGTTATCACTGAGCTCTGTAACATACAGCAACACCATAGAACCAAAAAAGTGTTTCTGCCGGTTTGACCTGATGGGCACCTGCAATGACGATGACTGCCAATG GCAGCATATGAGGAATTGCACTTTGACTGGAAATCAGCTTTTCCAGGATATTCTCTCGTACAATCTGCCCCTGATCAGCTGTTCTGAGAGCAGCTCAGACGGGGACATCAGTGCTGCTACAG aaaagTATATCAAGAAGCTTTTTGGCACAAATAAGGACCGTATGGGTATTGATCAGAAGGCTGTACTCCTTGTGAGCAAAGTGAATGAAAGCAAACGACACG TCCCACCCTACACCACCTGGAAGGACAGGAGGAGGTGGAAGCCAAAGCCATCAGCTCAGACCAGCCTCAGTCCTGATGATGACAGTGAGGCTGAGATGGCAGCTGAAAACGTTACACTAAGAAGAAGTG CAGATAATAGTTCCACTACGCCTCTGTCTGCGTTGGATGTTTGTGTCACATCAGAGGACAAGCGCTATTTCATCAGTGAGACAGACGACATATCAAACCTTGAGATGAGTGTACTGGAAAGCCCCTGTGACACTCAGCTTTGGATCAAATTAGCCTTCAGATACCTCAATCAAAATGACAC CTCTGCGGCAGAGTGTTTAGAAGCTGCCCTGAACACATTGTCTCGAGCTTTGGAAAGCAACTGCGACAACCCAGAGGTGTGGAGCCACTACCTGTCTCTATTCTCCAGGCGAGGCAGCAGGGAGGAGGTCCAGGAAATGTGTGAGATGGCGGTGGAGCATGCACCTGACTACCACGTATGGTGGAAT TATCTGAACCTGGAAAGCTCTTTTGATAGAAAGGACAACGTGTCTGAACGCCTACTTGAGTATCTCCTCAACGAAGCATCATCTGGTGTCACAGATAAACTTTCCTTCCAGCTGATGGAGGCTTTGCTCTACAGAGTACAACTCAACCTGCTCACAGGCAGGATGGAGAACACTCTGGTCATTTTGCAG AATGCATTAAAATCAGCCTACGACAGGAGCATTGCAGACCACCTGACCCCAAGAGACCGGGCCCTGGTGTGGCTCTCTTACATTCACCTGACGGAGTTCGACCGTCTGCCGTCCAGCCTGTATGACCCAGCTGACTCCGGACCGTCCAGACTTGTCAGCAGAGAGCCTTTCCTGCTCCCCTGGAAAACGCCACAGGACATCAGCACTCCACTCGATATCCTGATCGCACTATTTGAAG ATGCCATCAATCATTGCATCGATGACACTTTGTCGCAGAGTGAGAGGACACTGGCCTGCCTTCCTCTTCACACAAACCTCATCCTCCTCAATAAAATCCTGGAGAA GTTTGATGAGGGCATCCTGCTGTGTGAGTCTCTGCTGGAGTTTTGTCCTGAGTCGTGCATCCTACGAGATGCTCTGGCCGACCTCCATATCGGAAAGGGAGATGGCGGTCAGGCAGTCAGCATGTGGCTTCACGCCCTGGCTGAATGTCCCAACAACGCTGAGGTCTTCTATCATTCTTGCAAGTTCCTCATGGCTCAG GACAAGTCGAGTGCTGTCGTCCCTCTGTTTCGAGGGTTCATCCTGTCCCTTTGTGAAGACGAACAGGGTCAGAGGAAGCCTGTGGATGTATTGCG acACATCCTGGGCTTTCCCACTGAAGAGCTGCTCCAAGGCCCCATCATTAAGAAGGAGTTCCAGGAGCAGCTTGGCCAGCATATGCCGTACCTCCATCTGGTTCACTG ttgctGGCAATGGCTGCACGGTTCCGTTGAGGACACGGTGGATGCCTTTGAGCGAGCGCTGGGATCACCGATGCAGCTGGAAGAGCTTCATAAACTCTGGATGGA tTATCTGGTGTTCAGCAGCAGTCAGCAGGCCTCTGCTCCAAACAAaagtcaacccaaactgttctCAGATCTGGTCCAGCGCTGTCTGAGTACCGTCCCGTCTCGGTTGGAGGTGCCTTTCAACCCAGCAGAATTCTGGAGCTCTTACAACTTCCACAACAAG GTGGTGACTTTTTACCTGAGCTGTCTGCCGCCGTCCCAACATGCACTTGTCCTGGAGAGACTACGATACGCGATGCCTAACAACACCGTGCTTGGCCTGAG GTTGCTGCACCAAGAGTGGCAGGATGGGAACATTGAACATCTGAAATTCCAGGCCAGGATGTTGAGCAGTAACGCTCCCAAGTGTTTGGCCAACTGGAAAAT